AGTGACCTCATATTGAAAGAGCTGGAAACCCACTGCTCCTCCCCCTTCCCTTGATTGAGAGAGGAGAGCACTTGTAATTAACCGAGCATTCTAGTTTTCGGATTTCCCAGTCCAAATGAGTAGACGAGAATATTTTCCTCTTTCCCCCTGTGACCTTAACCCTACAATCTTTTCTTGACTCCATCTTTCTTAGAAGGGTActaatttccttttcaaaacttGCCACTGGCAACTCCAAAAAGCTGTTGAGATTGGCAAACTTATTGGGAAGGCTAACAAAGCTAAGCTCCTTCCCCACCGAAATGCAACAAGCCTCCATGGCTTTAGAGGCCTCCATTGCCTCAGCCTTGACCACCAATTCCTTACCCAAAGGACCCCTTTGCAACAGTGCTCGTAAGATCCAACATCCTTCCATCTTGGAGTATCATTCTTCACGACCAAAAACCAAAAGCCAAAGGCCTTAGCTTTAACTAACATGCTAGTACGATGTTGAGATTGTGCGACCCAGTAGGAGAAAAAGGAGGAGAAAAGGGGGGCTGGTGTTGAAAACCAACCTTTGAAACCTAATTCTTCTGCCACGAGTGCTTCATCAACTCCCGAAACCCACTTTGTTCGACCTAAACATGTCACCTTTAGGAAGGGATTGACGAAAAGTACACCAAAGAGTTATTAGAAGCCCCACTAGCAGGAGATCTCAGAAACCTTTCTAGGGATTTCTTAACCATGGTCCCAAAAACATTGGGCCGACCCTCTAAAAGACTCAAGAGACACAACCTAGACTTGGAAAGCCCACCTTGGCTCCCAAGAAAGAGCCGATACAAGAAGCAGGGATGGACAACATACAGTggaaaaaaagataagaatggATGATTGCAAGTGAAAAATCGTATTACAATTCCTACATGCTGAGAATAATGACCTCTTCCTTGCCAAAGAAATGCGGGGTTCTCATGGCCATATGAGGACTTGCTTGAAGCAATATAGGGGAAGATTCGAACTATAGATACTCTCATAAGGAGAGGATGAATGATGGTTAATAGATATAGCCTTTGTATGGTAAGTGAAGAATCAGCCAATCacatatatttatcaaaaaaaaaaaaaaaaagaaaaagaatcacCTAATGACATTTTAATCCATTGTAATAAAACCAGAAAGTTGGGGAATTTATCATAAGCAATTTCTAAGATGTAGTGGACTTTTCCATTTTCTGTGGAAGATCTATTGGGCAGAAGCTTGGGGTTTTGGACAAGAGTTGAGAGGAGGTTTGGTGCATGGCCACCTTATGATTCTATTGATGATCGTGGAGATAATGTAATTGATGGATTTTCAATGCGGAAGAGCTGCATGATTTGAGATTGAAGTAGATCTGCATTAAATTCCTATTGGAATGATCTCATGCCTCAGTAGAAATGGAGAATTGTACATTGTTGGACATTTTTACAGGGCCTTAATTGTTGATCAGTGGGTTTTAATGGTGGCTGGcttgtttagtttagttttcttttctattcATTTGCCTGTCGTATACCACCTGTGTACGTAGAGTGTGCTCCCTTTTTGTTAGGTGCTTCCTAGTATATTTCATTTTcctgtccaaaaaaaaaaacgaaaatagaagaaaaaaattattgttgatTCAAGTGagatttattttggaaaaagtaGATTTGCCTTTTGATTTTTGgtattctattaaaaaaaaattaaaatatctctttttaaagttttaattgagactaaaaagtaaatttggagtttttttttttctgctgaAAAAAGGGTTGAATTTTTGTTGTGTAATATTGAGAgaatggttttgtttttttataactcTGATAGATGTTAATATCCTCAGTCATGCGGAGTTGCATGCTGTTATAATCTTATTATTCTTTGCTATTCCTTTAACTTGCCATGCCtggttttgctttattttttgtgaagatGTAGGTTCCCTGTCTTTCCCTAGTTGATTGATGCCTGGTAGAATCTATTTTTCATAGATTGGTTGGGTCATTGTTGAGGGAGGGAGCATTTTTTGTTTCCCCTCTTTTCTGTTTAGCATTTTGGTGCTCATTGTATACAACCTATGTACTTTTGTATGCTATTAACGCTAATTAATACACtctcttatttatcaaaaaaaaaaaaaagaaaaaaaaaagaaaattgatagcTCAACTCAAAATAAGTTTTCAATCACCAGTAGTACCAGGGACCGAAAATTgtacaaatttgtttttactaaaatttgttttagttgGTCAGCAATAGATTGGTTCGTGACGTTTCTTTTTTGAGTATGTCCATCTTATCATTTCATGTGCCTATAGTGAACAATAGCATGCATTTCGATATgacttctatattttatttaatgctATATTTCTTGAAAGTTCTTGCTCTTTAAATGTGCTCCTTATTGTTAGTTTagcattatttttctattaatggAGTCCTCAAATTTTAATCATGGTCTCCTGGATATGCTGGTGGTGACACAGATTCTTAGGTGCCATTAAGCAGTATTTGTGTCTATCATTGTTGAAGAACAGCGCTTCGACTCTTATGATTGTTTTCCAGCTTTCTTGCTCCATTTTCATTAGTCTGGTGTCAAGATTTAGAGCTGGATTGAAGGCAGAAATTGGAGTATTTTTTCCTATGATTGTTCTAAGAGTTCTGGAAAATGTTGCTCAACCAAACTTTCAGCAGAAGATGATAGTGCTTCGGTTTCTAGAGAAACTCTGTGTTGATTCACAGATTTTAGTAGACATATTCATCAATTATGATTGTGATGTCAATTCATCAAACATATTCGAGAGGTatgtcctgtttggtttttttttgttgatataaatattcaattaatcAAAAGCACTTCTGGTTGTAAAAAATTTCAGTTGGTGGCAAAGCTCTTTGTTACAATGTTTTTCTTCCATCCTAATAGTTTTGAGTATGGTTGAGTTGGCtaaggtttaaatttttatatgggtTGGTGTCCTTCACTTCATTATTGTTACTTCCAGAATGGTCAATGGACTTCTTAAAACTGCTCAAGGTGTCCCTCCAGGCGTTGCCACTACACTGTTACCACCTCAAGAAGTGACCATGAAACTTGAAGCTATGAGATGCCTAGTTGCTATCTTGAAATCAATGGGAGACTGGATGAACAAACAGTTGCGCATTCCTGATCCTCATTCTACAAAGAAAATTGAAGCAGTTGAGAACAGCCCAGAACCTGGAAGTCTTCCTGTGGCAAATGGGAATGGGGATGAGCCTGCTGAAGGATCTGATTCTCATTCTGAAGCTTCAGGTGAAGTTTCTGATGTTTCAACAATTGAGCAACGACGGGCTTACAAGCTTGAACTTCAGGTAAATGCAAGGCAACCTTTTGGGTGCAAGCAGTACTATCTTCTGTTCTTTCAATTACCTAGTTCTCATGGAATCTAATGTAAAATTCCTGGCAGGAAGGTATAGCTCTTTTCAATCGGAAGCCTAAAAAAGGAATTGAGTTCCTTATTAATGCAAATAAGGTGGGAAACACACCAGAGGAGATAGCAGCTTTCCTTAAAAATGCATCTGATTTGAATAAGACTTTGATTGGTGATTATCTTGGGGAAAGGGAAGAGTTATCCTTGAAAGTGATGCATGCATATGTGGATtcctttgattttcaaaatatggAGTTTGATGAGGCAATCAGAACCTTTCTACAGGGCTTTAGGTTGCCTGGTGAGGCACAGAAGATTGATAGAATTATGGAAAAATTTGCTGAACGCTATTGCAAATGTAATCCAAAGGTTTTCACTAGTGCAGACACAGCCTATGTCCTTGCTTATTCTGTTATTATGCTGAATACCGATGCTCATAACCCAATGGTTAAGAATAAGGTATactcaaaaatttaatttgaagttatgAGATGTTTAATATCATAACTTGCTGAATTTCtgtttattattaattttttttggtcattaaaatatgCAGATGTCACCTGATGATTTTATAAGAAACAATCGTGGCATAGATGACGGAAAAGATTTACCTGAGGACTATATGAGATCATTGTATGAACGGATATCaagaaatgagattaaaatgaaagaagatgACTTGGCTCCTCAACAGAAGCAGTCTATGAATGCAAACAGAATTTTAGGCCTGGACAGTATTCTAAATATTGTGATCCGTAAGCGAGGGGAAGACAATCATATGGAGACCAGTGATGATCTTATTAGGCACATGCAAGAACAGTTCAAAGAGAAAGCTCGCAAATCTGAGTAAGATCAATAATGCATTATTGTGCTTCAGTTATAAATGCTTTGcctgcttataaaaaaaaaaaaaaaaaacaaaatacaaatgcTTTTCGTGCCCTAGGATACCAGTGGAAAATTCTATTTTTAGCAGAGCTTAGAACTGAACTCAGCTTATTCTAGTTTATGAGGGACTGgctatagaaatttttttttttttgcttttctgcTCCATGTATGATGGTAATACTGAGGCCATGAGTCCTTCCCTCTCTACTGCAAAAGAATACTTTTTGGTCACCTCTTATCTTTGCAGCATGGTGTAATTAAGCCAGGTcacttaatcttttgttttACATGCCCTAAGTTGAGTTGTGTATGCTGGCTGTGTGAGCAACCTTTTGGATTTTCTTCTTGATGTTTACTTGCTTTGGAAAATTTGTAGGTCAGTTTATTATGCTGCAACAGATGTAGTGATCCTTAGATTCATGATTGAAGTATGCTGGGCTCCCATGTTGGCTGCCTTCAGTGTTCCGCTTGACCAAAGTGATGACGAAATAGTGATAGCCCAATGTCTTGAAGGCATTCGTTGTGCAATCCATGTTACTGCAGTAATGTCCATGAAgactcatagagatgcttttGTGACTTCACTAGCAAAGTTTACCTCCCTCCACTCACCTGCtgatatcaaacaaaaaaacatagaTGCCATCAAGGTTAGTTTCTTGTTACATTCTATCTTAAATGCTGTAGAGGATGGGAATAAACTAAAATGGAATTAGTTAGCGGTCCTACTTGAGTTTTTCTGTTAAGAGGTTTGATTTATCATTGATTTCTTTTCATAGTAAATGAAAATTGCTTGTGTTGCATGGAAATAGAAGGTTATATTAATCTgagcaaattaaaaaaaagaggtAGAAAGTTATACATTCGCTACCATCTTCTCTCATACCAAAGTGTAGAATGTTAATATTGTTGTTGTagtttttgttaattttcaTCTACCAGTTTGACCTagaagcttaagcttttaggtaATGTTCTAATAATGTATATTAAGAACTTGTCATAAAGCCCTAACACCCTTACGGGCAGCCTGCCTTTGGCAAACAAGGTTGAGGTTTGAACTCATCAGCCCTTGAGGCTCAATGCTCTGATACTATGTTGAGCTACTAATTTGACCCAAAAGCCTAAGCTATTAGGTAATAGGATAACAATGTTTATTGAGCCAACTAGGCTTAAACCATCAATagtcattattttatttgagatataTTTGGTACAGAAGATCAGACATCAAGGTCTCCCCATTACTACTACTGCTATCGGAATTAttaatattggtttttttttttgtgagccagttttttatataatatatcatttcTCTCTTAGTTTTCATCTGTTAATCTTATGATCCAGCCATAAAATTCCAAAAGCTTACATGGCCAAACTGAACCTTATGACAAGCTTACCGACTGCAACCTCCCCGCTCCCTCCTCAATCCCCTGTCATCTGAGCATGCCTTAGAAGAGTGGATTAGAGCCAATTTCTGTATATTCAGTAACATTGCTTCTGTTTTAACTTCACAATGCTTGAAAAGCTTACATGACTAAACTCCGCAGTCTGAAACCTATTTCATGCTCCCAACCCCTTACCACCTGTGCAGTTTTCAGTAAACTACTACTAAACATACAGTGAGTGCTGCTACTACTTAACATACTGCTGCTGTTTTTACTAAATATACTGCTGGTGCTACTTCTATTTCTTAACATACTGCTGCAACCACTGACCATACTTCTACTACCACTTAACATACTGCTATGAATACTAAACATACTACTATCATATCAACCTATAAGAATCTTGgcatccttttttcttttcctattctGAAGTCGAGGCACACTTTAATGAATATTACTCTGTTCAGAATTGAGACCTGCTACAAAAAATCTGGACATCCTTTGTTCCATATTCTGAAGTTAATAAACACTACTTTGTTTGGATAGAGATGGATACAAAGGTGATAATAAACATTGGATTAATAGGATAAAAACTCTATAATTATGCTACATGTTATGGTTAATAACCATCTTGTTGATTCATCTTCACGATTAGGTCAGCTATCGACATCTAACAGGCTCCCTTTTGCTTTCTAGCAACATCTTTTGGAAAAGGCATTATTATGGGGTAGTGGCAAATCAATTTATTGGACTTCTGGAAATtgaatcatatttgaatttgttcCCTCATAGAAAAGATTTGTTATCTTAAGGAAAAGAGTGTGCACTACTTCAGCTGAAATAGCATGCTATATTGTGCTGGAAGCAACTGATATAGTGAGAGACCAGgctaaaaagaagaaaaagggaaaaccaACTGATACTTTAAGAACTTGAGAAAAGGGAGGGAATAGGATAGATTTGTATGATAGATGACAAATTGTGGAAGGAAATGAATTAATGTCCACGAATGAATGGGAACTGAACATGGCTAACACAAATCCTGGCCAGGtaattgttttcttcaattggCGTGCTTGAAAGTGCCAGTAGAGAGAGTTACTTATGTAGATAATAAATGTATTAAGACCCATGCCCTCAACATTTATAATGGAGAAAGAATTATTTCTTTATGATTTGTGTGAAGAGATCTTTAACAAGTGATGACATATATGCTATTTATAATTTGGTTTTACTATGGTGTGAGCGATAAATTCTTGAATTTTAAGCAAATgaccattttcttttaaatctgaAGTTGTGATTGTGATTTGGCATTCTACTTTGTTTCTACAGGCAATAGTTACTATTGCAGATGAAGATGGGAACTACTTACAGGAGGCCTGGGAACATATTTTGACATGTGTGTCTCGGTTTGAGCATTTGCATCTCTTGGGAGAGGGTGCTCCCCCAGATGCTACTTTCTTTGCAATCCCTCAGAATGATTTAGAGAAATCAAAACAGGCCAAGTCAACCATCCTTCCAGTTCTAAAAAAGAAGGGACCTGGAAAGATTCAATATGCTGCCGCAGCTGTGAGAAGGGGTTCATACGATAGTGCTGGTATTGGTGGCAATGCTTCTGGGGTGGTTACATCTGAACAGATGAATAATTTGGTCTCCAACTTAAATATGTTGGAACAAGTTGGAAGCTCTGAAATGAATCGGATATTCACACGAAgtcaaaaattaaatagtgaGGCAATAATTGACTTTGTTAAGGCTCTCTGCAAGGTCTCTATAGAAGAATTGCGATCTGCATCTGATCCAAGAGTTTTTAGCCTTACAAAGATTGTTGAGATTGCGTATGAATCATTCTCAATTTGTCTTGTTCATGTTTTAGCACACCATATTAGTgcttcatttattatttatatttgtcaGCTGCTATTAAAAATTTTGCTAAAATTCTAAgtgatttgttttcttttacacAGGCACTATAACATGAACCGTATCAGGCTTGTGTGGTCAAGCATCTGGCATGTACTCTCAGATTTCTTTGTAACCATTGGCTGTTCAGAGAACCTTTCAATTGCCATTTTTGCAATGGACTCTTTACGCCAGTTATCAATGAAATTCCTAGAGAGGGAAGAGTTGgcaaattataattttcagaATGAGTTTATGAAGCCTTTTGTCATTGTTATGCGTAAGAGTAGTGCTGTTGAAATCCGAGAATTAATCATCAGATGTGTCTCTCAAATGGTTTTATCCCGTGTCAATAACGTTAAATCAGGATGGAAGAGCATGTTCATGGTATTGAAATCTGTCCAATCTGTAGTTTTCTAttaaagaatatgcaagtgaggGAGTGATTTTAgttcttcaatttgatttcatcattgattttatttggtGAATGGCTATATTAACAGATTATTAAtgtgtaaatatttttttcaggTCTTCACAACAGCAGCTTATGATGATCATAAAAACATCGTACTCCTGGCCTTTGAAATAATTGAGAAGATTGTGCGAGACTACTTCCCCTACATTACTGAAACTGAGACCACGACATTCACTGATTGTGTAAATTGCCTAATTGCATTCACTAATAGTAGATTCAACAAAGAGATTAGTCTGAATGCTATTGCTTTTCTTCGGTTCTGTGCGGCAAAACTTGCAGAAGGTGATCTTGGCTCCTCATCAAGGAACAGAGACAAGGAAGCTCCTGGGAAAATTACTCCATCTTCACCTCAAGCAGGAAAAGATCGGAAACATGACAATGGAGAGTTGACAGACAAGGATGATCATCTCTATTTTTGGTTCCCCCTGTTGGCTGGtaaagaaaatgcataaattGGCATTTGCATGGTAGAAAGCATTTTTCTGTATAGCTCAAGTTTTCAAACTGGATTACTTGCTTAATACCTTTTAATGCACCCGTTCTTTGGACTTGAGTACACATGCTGTATGAAATCTTCAGTcatttgcctttttctttttgttctttataaTCAGATGCTTTCTGTCTTTTCTCTGTGCAGGGCTGTCAGAACTGAGCTTTGACCCAAGGCCTGAAATCAGAAAGAGTGCCCTACAAGTGCTGTTTGACACTTTACGCAACCATGGTCATCATTTCTCTCTTCCTCTGTGGGAAAGAGTGTTTGAATCAGTCCTTTTTCCAATATTTGACTATGTTCGGCATGCTATTGATCCTTCTGGGGGGAACATGTCTGGGCAGCTTGACGGTGACAGTGGTGAGCTTGATCAAGATGCATGGCTTTATGAGACATGCACATTGGCCCTCCAATTAGTTGTAGatctttttgttaaattttatgATACTGTCAATCCACTTTTGAGGAAAGTGATGATGCTGTTGGTTAGTTTCATCAAGCGTCCTCACCAAAGCCTTGCTGGTATTGGAATTGCTGCATTTGTCCGTTTGATGAGTAGTGCTGGGGATCTCT
The sequence above is drawn from the Vitis riparia cultivar Riparia Gloire de Montpellier isolate 1030 chromosome 15, EGFV_Vit.rip_1.0, whole genome shotgun sequence genome and encodes:
- the LOC117932163 gene encoding brefeldin A-inhibited guanine nucleotide-exchange protein 2-like; protein product: MASSEADSRLGQVISPALEKIIKNGSWRKHSKLVNECKFVLERITTHEKSLTADGDSDDAEASVPGPLHSGPFQYSLAESESILNPLIAAASSGVLKIADPALDCFQKLIVHGYVRGEADPSGGPESNLLAKLIESVCKCHDLGDDGVELSVLKTLLSAVTSMSLRIHGDCLLQIVRTCYDIYLGSKNVVNQTTAKASLIQMLVIVFRRMEADSSTVPIQPIVVAELMEPIEKSDADSSMTQFVQGFITKIMQDIDVVLNPATPGKGAMGAHDGAFETTTVETTNPADLLDSTDKDMLDAKYWEISMYKTALEGRKGELADIQGERDDELEVQIGNKLRRDAFLVFRALCKLSMKTPPKEALADPQLMRGKIVALELLKILLENAGAIFRTSERFLGAIKQYLCLSLLKNSASTLMIVFQLSCSIFISLVSRFRAGLKAEIGVFFPMIVLRVLENVAQPNFQQKMIVLRFLEKLCVDSQILVDIFINYDCDVNSSNIFERMVNGLLKTAQGVPPGVATTLLPPQEVTMKLEAMRCLVAILKSMGDWMNKQLRIPDPHSTKKIEAVENSPEPGSLPVANGNGDEPAEGSDSHSEASGEVSDVSTIEQRRAYKLELQEGIALFNRKPKKGIEFLINANKVGNTPEEIAAFLKNASDLNKTLIGDYLGEREELSLKVMHAYVDSFDFQNMEFDEAIRTFLQGFRLPGEAQKIDRIMEKFAERYCKCNPKVFTSADTAYVLAYSVIMLNTDAHNPMVKNKMSPDDFIRNNRGIDDGKDLPEDYMRSLYERISRNEIKMKEDDLAPQQKQSMNANRILGLDSILNIVIRKRGEDNHMETSDDLIRHMQEQFKEKARKSESVYYAATDVVILRFMIEVCWAPMLAAFSVPLDQSDDEIVIAQCLEGIRCAIHVTAVMSMKTHRDAFVTSLAKFTSLHSPADIKQKNIDAIKAIVTIADEDGNYLQEAWEHILTCVSRFEHLHLLGEGAPPDATFFAIPQNDLEKSKQAKSTILPVLKKKGPGKIQYAAAAVRRGSYDSAGIGGNASGVVTSEQMNNLVSNLNMLEQVGSSEMNRIFTRSQKLNSEAIIDFVKALCKVSIEELRSASDPRVFSLTKIVEIAHYNMNRIRLVWSSIWHVLSDFFVTIGCSENLSIAIFAMDSLRQLSMKFLEREELANYNFQNEFMKPFVIVMRKSSAVEIRELIIRCVSQMVLSRVNNVKSGWKSMFMVFTTAAYDDHKNIVLLAFEIIEKIVRDYFPYITETETTTFTDCVNCLIAFTNSRFNKEISLNAIAFLRFCAAKLAEGDLGSSSRNRDKEAPGKITPSSPQAGKDRKHDNGELTDKDDHLYFWFPLLAGLSELSFDPRPEIRKSALQVLFDTLRNHGHHFSLPLWERVFESVLFPIFDYVRHAIDPSGGNMSGQLDGDSGELDQDAWLYETCTLALQLVVDLFVKFYDTVNPLLRKVMMLLVSFIKRPHQSLAGIGIAAFVRLMSSAGDLFSDEKWLEVVLSLKEAANATLPDFSYIVNGDGMVQNLEESSSRQSNGESAGSGTTDDDSEGLRSHRLYAAVSDAKCRAAVQLLLIQAVMEIYNMYRPRLSAKNTIVLFNAMHDVASHAHKINSNTVLRSKLQELGSMTQMQDPPLLRLENESYQICLTLLQNLILDRPPSYEEAEVESYLVDLCHEVLQFYVETARSGQIPESSLGVQPGWLIPLGSGKRRELATRAPLVVATLQAVCGLGDTSFERNLVQFFPLLSSLIGCEHGSNEVQVALSEMLRSSVGPVLLRSC